A single Venturia canescens isolate UGA chromosome 1, ASM1945775v1, whole genome shotgun sequence DNA region contains:
- the LOC122406889 gene encoding armadillo-like helical domain-containing protein 3 isoform X2, with product MNIEQLNASRENLNSLVSHCVDTLIDEHPFRVVYALQTLAAVVQSMYKKASQGDCGFNLIDILVGFDSVEKRMTTLMQHCNTFLTGEYPDSLKAMCLKLLLIIVTGTDNVSQNTLLEYVMINGVFESLVQLLRDTTARNRHGHDAVLLLTLLVNYRKHESANPYIVKLSILDDELALNGYGQVISSSLTEFCRLFVQQKAEVQASWLSSFTSIVGMFVGEEEANTQQIRANNALLLALYEATHLNRNFVTTLAYTQSDTSAPPSPNNTLGPNAVAPGSQPPDVMAQPFNLLATFLQYCSIVMQVIRTEAILNNVKLCFLILSCIAEDQYANSLMHDANLAFRVQLHRVPMHHRKLQDKIAPTQPLAATLLDLLVEFMTSHMMKKFPLELYHQCVGVLQRLLCYQKRCRVRLAYQWKDLWTALINLLKFLTTHESHLVKKMNIFPLAIQVVNILNLFITYGDTFLSAPSSYDELFYEIIRMRLIFTNLNAMALRYSTSESYEYKEHALKLTNCLVNMRDIVNHFPPKIAAWLASESLSTPTEQQILAVIIQNYDTLTLKLQDNLDQYERYSEKPNHTSFFEEMVTGVIIDTRASIDLNALDTQAVLQELSNIS from the exons ATGAACATCGAGCAATTGAATGCCAGCagagaaaatttgaattcgcTCGTATCTCACTGTGTCGATACACTCATTGATGAACATCCATTCCGCGTTGTCTATGCCCTACAAACTTTGGCCGCTGTCGTACAATCAATGTACAAAAAAGCCAGTCAGGGCGATTGCGGTTTTAATTTAATTGATATCCTAGTCGGCTTCGATTCCGTCGAAAAACGAATGACGACTCTCATGCAACATTGCAATACGTTTCTTACAG GGGAATATCCAGACAGTTTGAAAGCGATGTGCTTGAAACTGTTATTAATTATAGTAACCGGTACAGACAATGTTAGTCAGAATACATTACTGGAATATGTGATGATCAATGGAGTATTCGAATCTCTTGTACAA TTATTGAGGGACACAACAGCCCGGAATCGACATGGACACGATGCAGTTTTGCTCTTGACCCTTCTAGTCAATTATCGGAAGCACGAAAGTGCTAATCCATATATCGTTAAATTGTCAATTTTAGACGATGAACTCGCTCTCAACGGCTACGGTCAAGTTATATCGAGCTCCCTGACTGAATTCTGCAGGCTTTTCGTTCAACAAAAAGCAG AGGTTCAAGCTTCTTGGTTGTCCTCATTTACGAGCATCGTGGGAATGTTTGTCGGTGAAGAGGAAGCAAACACGCAACAAATCCGTGCCAATAATGCGTTGCTTCTAGCTCTTTACGAAGCTACGCAtctcaatagaaattttgtcacTACACTTGCCTACACTCAAAGTGACACGAGTGCTCCACCCTCGCCAAATAATACACTCGGCCCAAATGCGGTTGCACCCGGATCACAGCCACCTGACGTTATGGCACAACCGTTTAATTTGCTAGCAACATTTTTACAATACTG TTCCATCGTAATGCAAGTCATAAGAACGGAAGCTATATTGAACAACGTTAAACTTTGTTTCCTCATACTAAGCTGTATCGCCGAAGATCAATACGCGAATAGTTTGATGCACGACGCGAATCTAGCATTCAGAGTCCAATTACATCGAGTGCCCATGCATCACAGAAAACTGCAGGATAAAATTGCACCGACTCAACCTCTCGCAGCAACTTTGCTGg ATCTCCTCGTCGAGTTTATGACGTCACATATGATGAAAAAGTTTCCTCTTGAACTTTATCATCAGTGCGTGGGTGTACTTCAAAGGCTCTTGTGTTACCAAAAGCGCTGTCGAGTAAGGCTTGCGTATCAGTGGAAGGATCTCTGGACAGCGTTGATCAATTTACTCAAGTTCCTCACAACACACGAGAGTCatctcgtgaaaaaaatgaatatcttTCCATTGGCTATACAGGTCGTCAATATTCTGAATTTGTTTATCACTTATGGCGACACTTTTCTCTCAGCGCCTAGCAGCTACGACGAATTGTTCTACGAGATTATTAGGATGCGGCTTATATTCACTAATTTAAATGCCATGG CACTTAGATATTCGACGAGCGAGTCCTACGAGTACAAGGAGCATGCTCTTAAATTGACGAATTGTTTGGTGAATATGCGCGACATCGTCAACCACTTTCCACCAAAGATCGCCGCTTGGCTAGCGAGCGAAAGCCTCTCGACACCTACCGAACAGCAAATACTGGCCGTAATAATACAAAATTACGACACTCTTACTCTCAAACTTCAAGACAATTTGGATCAGTATGAAAGATACTCAGAAAAACCGAATCACACCTCGTTTTTCGAAGAAATG GTAACTGGAGTGATAAT
- the LOC122406889 gene encoding armadillo-like helical domain-containing protein 3 isoform X1 yields MAMRKRSGSGSKRQHKGKLVPIYESFFRGEDLTLAHPNFWNELFLIKPMVPHIENEILRMNIEQLNASRENLNSLVSHCVDTLIDEHPFRVVYALQTLAAVVQSMYKKASQGDCGFNLIDILVGFDSVEKRMTTLMQHCNTFLTGEYPDSLKAMCLKLLLIIVTGTDNVSQNTLLEYVMINGVFESLVQLLRDTTARNRHGHDAVLLLTLLVNYRKHESANPYIVKLSILDDELALNGYGQVISSSLTEFCRLFVQQKAEVQASWLSSFTSIVGMFVGEEEANTQQIRANNALLLALYEATHLNRNFVTTLAYTQSDTSAPPSPNNTLGPNAVAPGSQPPDVMAQPFNLLATFLQYCSIVMQVIRTEAILNNVKLCFLILSCIAEDQYANSLMHDANLAFRVQLHRVPMHHRKLQDKIAPTQPLAATLLDLLVEFMTSHMMKKFPLELYHQCVGVLQRLLCYQKRCRVRLAYQWKDLWTALINLLKFLTTHESHLVKKMNIFPLAIQVVNILNLFITYGDTFLSAPSSYDELFYEIIRMRLIFTNLNAMALRYSTSESYEYKEHALKLTNCLVNMRDIVNHFPPKIAAWLASESLSTPTEQQILAVIIQNYDTLTLKLQDNLDQYERYSEKPNHTSFFEEMVTGVIIDTRASIDLNALDTQAVLQELSNIS; encoded by the exons aTGGCGATGCGTAAAAGAAGTGGTTCTGGCTCTAAGCGCCAACACAAAGGAAAGCTCGTCCCTATATATGAGAGTTTCTTCAGAGGCGAAGACCTTACTCTGGCGCATCCTAATTTTTGGAATGAACTGTTCCTCATCAAGCCTATG GTACCACAcatagaaaatgaaatattgcGAATGAACATCGAGCAATTGAATGCCAGCagagaaaatttgaattcgcTCGTATCTCACTGTGTCGATACACTCATTGATGAACATCCATTCCGCGTTGTCTATGCCCTACAAACTTTGGCCGCTGTCGTACAATCAATGTACAAAAAAGCCAGTCAGGGCGATTGCGGTTTTAATTTAATTGATATCCTAGTCGGCTTCGATTCCGTCGAAAAACGAATGACGACTCTCATGCAACATTGCAATACGTTTCTTACAG GGGAATATCCAGACAGTTTGAAAGCGATGTGCTTGAAACTGTTATTAATTATAGTAACCGGTACAGACAATGTTAGTCAGAATACATTACTGGAATATGTGATGATCAATGGAGTATTCGAATCTCTTGTACAA TTATTGAGGGACACAACAGCCCGGAATCGACATGGACACGATGCAGTTTTGCTCTTGACCCTTCTAGTCAATTATCGGAAGCACGAAAGTGCTAATCCATATATCGTTAAATTGTCAATTTTAGACGATGAACTCGCTCTCAACGGCTACGGTCAAGTTATATCGAGCTCCCTGACTGAATTCTGCAGGCTTTTCGTTCAACAAAAAGCAG AGGTTCAAGCTTCTTGGTTGTCCTCATTTACGAGCATCGTGGGAATGTTTGTCGGTGAAGAGGAAGCAAACACGCAACAAATCCGTGCCAATAATGCGTTGCTTCTAGCTCTTTACGAAGCTACGCAtctcaatagaaattttgtcacTACACTTGCCTACACTCAAAGTGACACGAGTGCTCCACCCTCGCCAAATAATACACTCGGCCCAAATGCGGTTGCACCCGGATCACAGCCACCTGACGTTATGGCACAACCGTTTAATTTGCTAGCAACATTTTTACAATACTG TTCCATCGTAATGCAAGTCATAAGAACGGAAGCTATATTGAACAACGTTAAACTTTGTTTCCTCATACTAAGCTGTATCGCCGAAGATCAATACGCGAATAGTTTGATGCACGACGCGAATCTAGCATTCAGAGTCCAATTACATCGAGTGCCCATGCATCACAGAAAACTGCAGGATAAAATTGCACCGACTCAACCTCTCGCAGCAACTTTGCTGg ATCTCCTCGTCGAGTTTATGACGTCACATATGATGAAAAAGTTTCCTCTTGAACTTTATCATCAGTGCGTGGGTGTACTTCAAAGGCTCTTGTGTTACCAAAAGCGCTGTCGAGTAAGGCTTGCGTATCAGTGGAAGGATCTCTGGACAGCGTTGATCAATTTACTCAAGTTCCTCACAACACACGAGAGTCatctcgtgaaaaaaatgaatatcttTCCATTGGCTATACAGGTCGTCAATATTCTGAATTTGTTTATCACTTATGGCGACACTTTTCTCTCAGCGCCTAGCAGCTACGACGAATTGTTCTACGAGATTATTAGGATGCGGCTTATATTCACTAATTTAAATGCCATGG CACTTAGATATTCGACGAGCGAGTCCTACGAGTACAAGGAGCATGCTCTTAAATTGACGAATTGTTTGGTGAATATGCGCGACATCGTCAACCACTTTCCACCAAAGATCGCCGCTTGGCTAGCGAGCGAAAGCCTCTCGACACCTACCGAACAGCAAATACTGGCCGTAATAATACAAAATTACGACACTCTTACTCTCAAACTTCAAGACAATTTGGATCAGTATGAAAGATACTCAGAAAAACCGAATCACACCTCGTTTTTCGAAGAAATG GTAACTGGAGTGATAAT